The sequence below is a genomic window from Sorangiineae bacterium MSr12523.
CGTCTACAACATCGGAGCGATGATTGGCGGGTTCACCTTTGGCGGGCTCTCGGAGCGCTTCGGGCGCCGCCGCACCATCGTCCTTTGCGCCCTTTTGGGTCTGCCCATCGTTCCCGCGTTCGCGTATGGGACCTCCACGGGGATGCTCTGCCTCGGAGCATTCCTCATGCAGATCGCCGTGCAGGGCGCGTGGGGTGTCGTACCGGCACACCTCACCGAGATGTCCCCCGATGCGATCCGCGGATTCTACCCGGGCGTCACGTACCAACTTGGCAACTGCATCGCCGCGTTCAACCTGCCCATTCAAGAATGGCTGGCGCAGCATTACGGCTACCCGTTTGCGCTCACGGCGACCGTCGTCCCGACGTTGGCCCTTCTCGCGATCTGCGCGGCGCTTGGAAAAGAAGCGAAGGGCATCGCCTTCGGGCAAAACGTGAAAGCGTGAACGGGTGACGGACTCACTCGGGGTGACGGACTCACTCGATGACGGCCATCATCTTTTGAATCAAAGATAACCCCTCGACTAGACGCTTTTGCCAACGGGTGGCCCTATGGACCCCGTCGGAGGATGACGTGATCGTAGACGCTTTGATAGCGCCCAGGATCGAATGCCCTTTTCCATCGGCCATTCATCCATGCGCACGGGGTGTGGAAGAGCACTTGCTCGCTTGGGTGAAGGCATTCGACCTCGTGTCGGCTGCGCCGGCCCTCGCGCGATTTCGCCGCGCCCGGTTAGGTGAACTCGCTGCACGCACCTATCCGTCGGTTGTCGATGTCACGAGGAACGGCGAGTGGCTCGCCTTTCTCTTTCTCATCGAAGAACGATTCACTAATCAGGATAACACTCCCGATCGCCATGAAATCGTTTCAACGAATGACGAATTGCTACGGATGCTTCCCCTGCAGATGGGCCCCACCACGCCACCGCCAAGCAGCGGGCTCGCGGCGGCGCTCGCTGCATGGTGGAGTGACGTCGGGCCGGCGATGTCCCCCGCGTGGAGAATACGTTTTCTCGGGCACGCGGAGAAGTGCCTGCGCGCGTACGAGCAAGACTTGGCCACCGAGCGGTACGGAATACCGCCGCCTTTGCGCACCTACGTCGAGTTTCGCCGGCAAAGCGGCGCCGTGGAGACCGCGCTCGATCTGATCGAGTTCAGCGAGCGCGCGGAGTTGCCCCAGCAGGTTGCCCATTGTCCGCAGGTGCACGCGTTGCGCGTCGCCACGAGCGACATCGTGTGCTGGACACACGATCTCCTGTGGGTGGCCAAGGAGCGCGCCCGCGGTCGGATGAACAACCTCGTCGCGGTGCTATGGCAAGCCTGGGGAGGAAGCTGGCAGGACTCCGCCGAGCGTGCCGTCGGAATGATCGCGGCGCGCTACCGCGATTTCGCCATTGCCGAAGATTCGCTCCGGCGACGTTTGGATGCCACGGAGTGGGAATACGTGGAGCGCAGCGTGCACGGGTTTCGGAATTGGATATCCGGAAGCCACGAATGGCATCTACGGTCTCCGCGCTACATTCGGCAAAAGTTCTATTTCGATAGGGTTCACCGATGATGGACGTTCCTCAAATCAAGGGAGGATTGCCACTGCTCGGCCACTCCATCGACCTTTTGCGGGCACCCTTTGCGTTCTTTCTCGAGGCGCGCGCCGCGGGGGACGTGGTGGAAATCCGGTTGGGCTCGCAGAGGGTGTTCGTGCTGAACGCTCCGCACTTGATCCGCCAAGTCTTGGTGACCGACAAAGAAAGATTCGACGAAGGCTCGGTGTTCGAGAACGCTTGGGGGCGTTTTGGAAGCACGGAGAACTTGGGCCGCGTGACCGCAACACGGGTTGGCGATTGGTTGCCCGGGCAACTCGTTGCGGTCGACGAAGAGATGCGCGACATCACGTTGACGGCGATGTCGCCGGAGTGGGAAAAGGATCGGCTGCCCGAATGGCGAGATGCCATGCCCCTCGTTCTCAAGCAAATCACGCGGCAGACGTTCTCGCCCTTTGCGTGGTTGGCCGGGAAGAAGATGCGCTCGATCCTGCCGGAAGAGGTCGTGCGTCTGATCGCCAGCACCGAGGTTCGGGCCTCGACCTTATCGTGGGCCCTGCACCACATCGGGCAGCACCCACTCATCGAGAAGCGATTGCACGAGGAGGTCGACGGCGTGCTACCGGGGCGCGATGCCACCGTCGAAGATGTTCCCCGGCTGCCGTACCTGCGGCGCGTCCTGTGCGAGGCGATGCGCATGCATCCGCTCGCGCTGGTCGTGCGCCGGGCGCGGTCCGATGTGGTGCTCGGGGGCCATCGGTATCCCGAGGGGACGCGCTTCTTCATTAGCCCGCACGCGCTGCACCGCGATCCACGGTGCTTCGTCGCTCCGCAACGCTTCGATCCGGACCGGTGGCGGCCCGAGCGTGCCGCGGCCATCAAGCGCGAGTGTTACATACCGAGTGTCGACCCGGGGGATGCCTGGGCGCTGGCCGATATGGCCATCGTGCTCGCCACCGTCGCCCGTCGATGGCGTCTGGTTCCCGCGGCCGATCACACGGTTCGGGAGACGCTGAACGGGGTGACCCAAGTCGATGCCCTGCCGATGATCGCGGACGCACGCTGACGGGGCAGTTCTCCCCTTCTCGTTGCGCTTTGCCACACGCAAAAGCGATATCACTGGAAACGGCGCGCTATTTTCGCATTTGGATGAACGGCGGGCGCCGGATGTCGCGGGGATCGAGCGGGCCCGCGCGATGCAAGGCAGGAGTTCCCCCCCGATGCGTTCGGCGTTCGCAACGCGTCATCTCGTGAGGTGACTCATGATTCGCAGCAATCCGTCCGTCTTGGTCGTCGGTGTTTTGGCGACCTCGGCGATACTCCTCCTTGGATGCAGCAACAAGAAGCCCCATCCGAGCGCGTCCTCCACCACGCAGATCACGTCGGAGACACTCGTGCGCACCGACACCCGGAGCGCATCGACCGACCCGCGCGAGGAGTACGCGAAGGTCGCACGAGGAGATCTCGACAATCTGGATCGGCGCATTGGGCTATTGGAAACACGCCCCGCGGGGTTGACCGCCGGCGAGAGGACCCGAACGGCCAATGATCTGCGCGAGGCCCGCGCCAAGCTGCGCGAACTCCGCCGCCGCGTCGAAGCCGTCTCCTCGATGCAACCCGCCGTCTTCGCCGTGGAGCAAGACCGGCTGCAAGCCGACTGGGACACGCTCAACGCGAAAGTCGAGCGCATCGGCGACCGCCTCTCCGCAAAGCCGTAATCCGAATCGAAACGCCAAGAGCGCCAAGGGTTCGAGGATTGGAACCAATCCATCTTGGCGACCTTGGCGACTTGGCGGTTAACTCCTCTTGCGCTACCTCATTTCGAGGGTTTGCCGCCCCATAGTTCGGGGAAGCCTGGCATCTTTTGGCAGCCGCACATGGCGTAGAAGGTCGGCGGCAGGTTCGGCGTGATGTATTGGCTCAATGTCTCGGCCGTGATTTCGGGCTGTGGAAGGATCCACTCTTTGGGAACCTGTTTGCCCGAGAGGATATCCACCGCAGCAAGGATGGCCGTGCGCCATTGGTAGACCGGATAGGTCGGTGCCATGGCGGTCCATTTGTTCTTTTGCCACGCCTGCAAAAAGGCATTGTTGTCCTCGCCCGTGATGGGCGGAACGTCGAGCCCCGCATCCTGAAACGCTTCGGCGGCCGCCTCCGTCGTGTCGCCCGCGTCCATCCACACACCGTCGATGGCGGCGTATCGATGGAGGTAATCGCTGACGATCTGCTTCGTTTTGGCGGGATCGCTGCCGGTGAATTCCATGCCGATGACCTGAATGCCCGCCTCGTTGAAGACGCGCTGCGCGCCAGCCCAGCGATGCTCGAGCACGTCGACCCCCGGCAAGATGCGCAGGGCCAGGACTTTGCCGCCCTTCTTGACCTTGCTCACGATGAAGTTGGCCGAGCTGACGCCGAAGAGGAATCCGCCAATCGGATGGATGAAGGTGACCGGACAATCCGTGTTGACGCCGCGGTCGAACCCGATGACCGGAATCTTTTTGCAGGCCTCGTTCACCACCGTCGTGAGCGGACCGGTCGTGTTGGGCGCCACGATGAGCACGGAGCAATTTTGGGTGAGCAAATCCTGGATGTCCGATATTTGCTTTTCGTCCTTGCCCCCTGCATCCACGACCGTGAACTTGCTGATCTGAGGGTGAAGCTTCACCTCCGCCTTCATGGTGGCGAAACCCGCGGTGCGCCAAGGGTTGGTCAGCGAGGCATTGGAGAAGCACACGTGCCACGGCTCCTTCTTTTTCAACTTCGCCGTGTCGACGTACACGGGGTCGATGGCCTGCGTCCATGGCGTGGACGGGTCGCCGGAAGCCGTCGCCTTGGCTTGCTGCAACTGTTTTGCGTATGCAACCGAATCGAACCATTTCGACGGTTCGGCCGCGTTGGTGGCCGTCACGGAGGAGGGGGCGGTCGATGCCGCATTGCCCTCCGCGCTGTTGTTCGAGCTGCCGGCGTCTTTGCGGCAGGCCGTGGTCATCGCGGGCATTGCGAGCACGAGCATCAAGAAGGCCGTCGATTTCATGGGACCCCTCCGGGACTTCATCAGGAACCGCGCCGGCGTGCGCTGTAAGACGAGAGAGCGACCGCGCCGATGATGATCGCCCCCTGAAAGGCTTGGCGCGCCGGATCGGCGACACCGAGCAAGTTGAGCCATGTGAAGGTGGCCTGGAGCGCGAGCGCGCCCGCAGCCGCCGGAAGGACCGCGCCGCGGCCGCCCCCGAGAACGACACCGCCAAGGACGGCGGCGCTGATCGCTTGAAACTCGTAGCCTCGGCCCGCGTGGGGGGAGACGCCGACGATGCCCCCGAGGACGATGCCCGCCACGACGGCAAAGAGCGCGGAGAGGACGAATGCGAAAATGCGCACGCGCGCCACGTCCACCCCCGAGAGCGCGGCCGCACGCGGGTTGGCGCCTGCCGCCACCAGCTGGTGGCCGAAATTCGTCCCGTGCCGAAGCCATGTTGCCATGGCAATGAAGGCAGCCGCGACGAGGACGGCGTAAGGCAACCGCTCGATCCAGGGGATGCCGGTGATGGTGCCGCGACCGAAGGCGCGGAGGTTGTCGGGCACGTAACCCAGCACCGCCCCACCCGTCCAATAGAGGACGCCGCCGGAGAGAATGAGCATGGTGCCCAAGGTGGTGATGAACGAGGGCACGGCGAGCTGCGTGGTGACGATGCCGTTGACCAGGCCCACGACGACGCCGAGGCCGACGAGCACGGGAACGAGCCACCAGGTTTTGCCCTCGTCGCCATTGCCCACACCGGCAGCGACGGCCACGACTGCGGTGACCAGAGAGCCGATGGAGAGGTCGAACTCGCCCGCGACGAGGACGAAGAGCTCCCCCACCGCGAGCAACATGAGCGGCGCGGCGAAGCGGACGAGCCCCAGGAAAACGGGCGGCCTCGTGAACTGCGGATTCTGGACCATGATGGCCACGAGCACACCGAGGAGCACCAGAAAGACCGGGGCTATCCGAAGGGCGGCGTTCATGCGGGCACCCGTCTTCGCAACCTTGCCAGAACAGCGCTCGCGAGCAGGCCTTCCCCGCGTGCCATGCCGTAGGCGGCGACGGCGCAGATCAGGATGACGCCGCGCACGATGTCTTGGACGAAGGTGTTCACGCCAAGCTGGTTCAAAGCATTGTCGACGACGGCGAGCACGAGGACGCCGCCCACGGTTCCAAGGATGCCACCGCGCCCGCCCATGATGGCCGTTCCACCAAGGACGACGGCGGCGACCGAATCGAGATCGTAGCGCCCGTTGGGGCCGATCCACGGAGCGGCGGAGCCCACGCGGCTCACGAGAAACAGCGCGGAGACGACCGCGCAGAGGCTGCATGCGACGTGCGCGAGAACCATGACGCGGGCCGAACGCACGCCCGAGACGCGCGCGGTCTCCTCATCGCCGCCGACCGCCATCAAGTGATAGCCAAAGCGCGTCTTTCGCACGAGGTACCACGCGCCCGCCGCCATGGCGCCGAAGAGCAAGACGGCATACGGAATGGGCCCCACACCGCTGTAGCCGAGTTGCTGAAAGCCCGGAGGCACCGAGCCCGCCACGGAGGTGAAGCTGTTCTCGAGCGCGCCGCGCATCAGTAGGCCGGTGCCGAGCGTCGCCATGAAAGCGTTTACCTTCACGCGTGTCACGAGCAGCCCATTGACGAGGCCCACGCCCGCGCCAATGCCCAATGCGAGCAGCACCGAGGGCGCAATCATCGACACTTGCCCCTGCATCTCGTACGACGTGAGCACCGCCACCACGCTGATCAGATAGGCCACCGAGAGATCGATCGAGCCGGCCAGCAAGACGAGGCTTTGCCCCACGGCGACGATGCCAAGGGCCACCGATCGCACGAGCATATTGCGCAAATTATCGACACCGACAAACGCGTTCCCGACGCCAATCCACGACAGCACGAACAACACACCAAACACCCCCCAAATCCCCCGCCCCTTCTCACGATCTGAATCTGAATCTGAATCTGAATCTGAATCTGAATCCGAATCCGATTCCGATTCCGATTCCGATTCCGATTCCGATTCCGATTTGATCGCCTCACCCCCCGCCCCCGTCGCCACGCGCAAAATCTCCGCCTCGCTCGCGCCGGCCTCGAGCTCGCCGGCAATGCGACCCTGCCGCATGACCAGGATGCGATCGCTCATGCCAATGACCTCGGACAGCTCGGACGAGATCATCAATATGGCCGCCCCCTCCTCGGCCAGGGCGCGCATCCTCTCGTGAACCGCGGCCTTCGCGCCGATGTCGATCCCGCGCGTGGGCTCGTCGAACAGCAGCACCTTGGGCCGCGTGGCCAGCCATTTCGCGAGCACCACCTTCTGCTGGTTGCCGCCGCTGAGAAACTGCGCCGGCACCTGCAGGCTCGCCGCACGCACGTCGAGCTCCCCGAGCAAGGCCGCGGTGGCGGCGGTTCCGCGAATGGCGTCCTTCTTCTTCTTCCGGCTTCGCCGAAGCGCCCGCACGGCGAGCTTCGCATTGTCCAGCACCGACTCGCGCGCAAGCAGCCCTTCGGACTTGCGGTCCTCGGTGAGAAAGGCGATGCCCGCATCGATGGCCTCACCCGGTGAGGTCAGCGGGATCGGCCGCCCATCCAACTCGATGCCACCCGATGTGAACGGCTCGGCCCCGAACAGCGCCCGGGCCAATTCCGTGCGTCCGGCGCCCTCCAGGCCCGCCACACCGACGATTTCACCCGCCACCAATTCGAGATCGATGCCCCGGAGTCGCGCATTTCCTCCACCGCGCACGCGCAACCGCGTTTGCCGCTGCGGCGGCGGGCTCGTACGACGCGGAGGGTAATACCGATCGAGCGATCGGCCCACCATGAGCTCGACCAGCTCGCCCGTGGTGACGTCGCCCGTGGCAACATCGGCCACCGTGGTGCCGTCTTTGAGGACGGTGATGCGCGTCGCCAAGCGAAATACCTCTTCGAGGCGATGCGATATGTAAACGATGGCGAGGCCCTGGGCGCAAAGCTCGCGAACGATGGTGAACAGCGACTCCACTTCGCTCGGAGAAAGGGCAGCGGTGGGCTCGTCCATGACGAGGATGCGCGCGTCGAGGGAGAGCGCTTTTGCAATCTCGACCATTTGTTGTTGAGCTACCGAAAGGTCGCGCACCAGGGTATCGGGCGAAATGGAACGATCGACGCGTAACCGTGCGAGCAGCTGCGCCGTAGATCGATGCAATGCTCCCTCGTCCACCCGCATGGCCCGTCCCGGCTCACGACCGAGAAACATGTTCTCGGCGACCGAGCGCTCCGACAAAAGACGAAACTCTTGAAAGATAATGGCTACGCCTGCGTTTTGCGCGGCGCGCGGATCGCGAAAGTGCTCCTCGCGGCCGTCGATGAGGATCGAGCCCTCGTCGGCCGCGTGGACGCCGGCGAGGATCTTCATGAGGGTCGACTTCCCCGCGCCATTTTCGCCGACAATCGCGCGGACCTCGCCCGGGGCACAGGTCAGATCGACGCCATCGAGCACTTGGACGCCGAAAAAGCCTTTCCGAATGCCCCGCATTTCCAGCCGCAACTTCGGCTTCGGCGGAGCCTCCACGGGTGTACGACTCACCCCCGACCCTCCTATTCAGCAGGGAATATGGCAGTCGCGCATGGGCCTGGCAAGCGCTTACACCGCTTATTTCACGGGGTTTTGCCAATGATCGCGCCGACTGCCCGACGGGTCGATGCGTCACGCACACCGCGCACCGTTCTGGGAGTATTCTTATACGAGAGCGATAGGTGAAAAAGAGCGCACCGAAACAGGGTCGACAGGAAGGACGCGCCGCGACGATCGCGGACGTAGCCCGCATGGCCGGAGTATCGGTGGCCACGGCATCACGCACGGTGAATCGCACGCGCCCCGTGGCCGCGCATCTGCGGGCGAAGGTACTGGCCGCGGCCCGGCAACTCGGGTACTCGCCCAATCCGCATGCCCGCGCGCTGGCGCAGGCGCACGATACGACGGTGGGCGTCATCGTGCACGACGTGAGCGATCCGTATTTCTCCGAGATCGTGCGCGGCATCCTGCAGGCCACGTCGGACGATGGGCAGATGGTGCTCATTGGAAACACGTACCGCGATCGCGAACGGGAGCTCGCGTACATGGCGGCCTTCCGCGCGCGCCGGACGAGCGCGCTGATCCTTGCGGGCAGCGGGATGGAAGATCGGGAGTTCGGCGCGAAAATGACCCGCCAGATCCTCGACTTCGAGGCAGGCGGCGGGCGGGCGGCGCTCATCGGGCGGCACTATGCGCCCGGGGACGCGGTGTTGGCCGATAACCTCGGCGGGGCACGCTCGCTGGCGGTGCACCTGGCGGAGCTCGGGCATCGGGTCATCGGGGTGATTTCGGGGCCGGCCGGGCTCACGACGACGAACGATCGCCTGGTGGGCTTCCGCGCAGGGCTTGCCGAGATGGGGCTTTCGCTTCCCGACGAACACGTGGCCGTGGGCGGGGACTTCACGCGCGACGCCGGCTTCAGCGGCGCGATGGAGCTTCTGAAACGCGTTCGACGCATGACCGCGATTTTCGCGATGAACGACGTCATCGCCGTCGGCACGCTCACGGCGCTGCGGGAGCGCGGACTTCGGGTGCCCGAGGACGTGTCGGTCTGCGGCTTCAACGACATTCCACTGGCCAGCGATCTCTGGCCGCCGCTGACCACGGTGCAGGTGCCCATGTTCGAGATGGGCAAGCGGGCGCTGGCGCTGGCACGCATGCCGCGCGCCGCGGAAATCCGGGTCGAGCACCTTCCCACGCGGCTGGTCGTTCGCTCGAGCACCGGGCCGGCCACCCGGTGATTCTTTTTTGCGAGGGGACGTCACGGGCTCCGGGGGTGAATCGTCTTTCCCGGTGAGAGGAGATGTTCCCGTGAAAGATACCCTTCGTTACGACAAATCGATCCCCGACGTGCTCCAGGCCCTGCAGAGCGTGCACACGGTCATGGACAAGCACGGCTTCGAGCGGAAGCTGCATCATCTCGTGCTGCTGCGGGCCTCGCAGATCAACGGCTGCGCGTTCTGCGTGCAGATGCACACGAAGGAGGCCCGCGAGGACGGCGAGACCAACGACCGGCTCGATCGGGTCGTCGTCTGGAAGCACGTGAGCGACTTCACCGAGCGGGAGAAGGCCGCACTGGCCTGGACGGAAGCGCTGACCAAGCTCGACGACAATACGGATCTCGCGGCCTTGCGCGCGCAGTTGCGGTCGCACTTCACCGAAGAGGAGATTGGCATTTTGACGTCGACCGTGGGCATGATCAACCTCTGGAATCGACTTCAAATCGCGAGGCACTGACCGAGACCCATGACCCTTCGACCCGCTCGCTCCGACATCGAGGTATTCGAGGAAAGCCGCCCTGCCCTTCTGGGCTTGGCCTACCGCATCCTCGGGTCACGCGCCGATGCGGAAGACGCGGTGCAGGACACATTTCTCAAATGGGAACAGGCGAGAAAGGACGAGGAGCCGATCGACACGCCGGCATCGTGGTTGATGACGGTCTGCACGCGGCGGTGCATCGATCTGCTTCGTTCCGCACACAAAGCGAGGGTCGATTACCTGGGAACCTGGCTGCCCGAACCCATTGCCACCAAGGCCGAGTCGACGTCGGAGGATCACGTGGCATTGGCCTCGTCGTTGACTACGGCCTTTTTGCTTCTTCTCGAGCGGCTCACACCCAAGGAGCGGGCGGCGTATTTGCTTCACGAGATTTTCGATATTTCCTATCCAGAAATTGCGAAGACGCTCAACATGCAAGAAGCCGCCTGCCGCAAGCTGGTTTCGCGTGCGCGCACCACCGTCGACCGTCCGGAGGTGCGGCACACGGTGCCGCGCGAGCGGCAAGAGCAACTGCTCGGCGCTTTCGAGGGCGCCATCGTCCGCGGGGATACGGGCGCACTCTCCGCGCTTTTGGCCGACGACATCGATCTCCACGCCGACGGCGGCGGCAAAGTCCCCACGATCCTAC
It includes:
- a CDS encoding ABC transporter substrate-binding protein gives rise to the protein MKSTAFLMLVLAMPAMTTACRKDAGSSNNSAEGNAASTAPSSVTATNAAEPSKWFDSVAYAKQLQQAKATASGDPSTPWTQAIDPVYVDTAKLKKKEPWHVCFSNASLTNPWRTAGFATMKAEVKLHPQISKFTVVDAGGKDEKQISDIQDLLTQNCSVLIVAPNTTGPLTTVVNEACKKIPVIGFDRGVNTDCPVTFIHPIGGFLFGVSSANFIVSKVKKGGKVLALRILPGVDVLEHRWAGAQRVFNEAGIQVIGMEFTGSDPAKTKQIVSDYLHRYAAIDGVWMDAGDTTEAAAEAFQDAGLDVPPITGEDNNAFLQAWQKNKWTAMAPTYPVYQWRTAILAAVDILSGKQVPKEWILPQPEITAETLSQYITPNLPPTFYAMCGCQKMPGFPELWGGKPSK
- a CDS encoding ATP-binding cassette domain-containing protein codes for the protein MSRTPVEAPPKPKLRLEMRGIRKGFFGVQVLDGVDLTCAPGEVRAIVGENGAGKSTLMKILAGVHAADEGSILIDGREEHFRDPRAAQNAGVAIIFQEFRLLSERSVAENMFLGREPGRAMRVDEGALHRSTAQLLARLRVDRSISPDTLVRDLSVAQQQMVEIAKALSLDARILVMDEPTAALSPSEVESLFTIVRELCAQGLAIVYISHRLEEVFRLATRITVLKDGTTVADVATGDVTTGELVELMVGRSLDRYYPPRRTSPPPQRQTRLRVRGGGNARLRGIDLELVAGEIVGVAGLEGAGRTELARALFGAEPFTSGGIELDGRPIPLTSPGEAIDAGIAFLTEDRKSEGLLARESVLDNAKLAVRALRRSRKKKKDAIRGTAATAALLGELDVRAASLQVPAQFLSGGNQQKVVLAKWLATRPKVLLFDEPTRGIDIGAKAAVHERMRALAEEGAAILMISSELSEVIGMSDRILVMRQGRIAGELEAGASEAEILRVATGAGGEAIKSESESESESESESDSDSDSDSDSDSDSDREKGRGIWGVFGVLFVLSWIGVGNAFVGVDNLRNMLVRSVALGIVAVGQSLVLLAGSIDLSVAYLISVVAVLTSYEMQGQVSMIAPSVLLALGIGAGVGLVNGLLVTRVKVNAFMATLGTGLLMRGALENSFTSVAGSVPPGFQQLGYSGVGPIPYAVLLFGAMAAGAWYLVRKTRFGYHLMAVGGDEETARVSGVRSARVMVLAHVACSLCAVVSALFLVSRVGSAAPWIGPNGRYDLDSVAAVVLGGTAIMGGRGGILGTVGGVLVLAVVDNALNQLGVNTFVQDIVRGVILICAVAAYGMARGEGLLASAVLARLRRRVPA
- a CDS encoding terpene synthase family protein, which translates into the protein MSAAPALARFRRARLGELAARTYPSVVDVTRNGEWLAFLFLIEERFTNQDNTPDRHEIVSTNDELLRMLPLQMGPTTPPPSSGLAAALAAWWSDVGPAMSPAWRIRFLGHAEKCLRAYEQDLATERYGIPPPLRTYVEFRRQSGAVETALDLIEFSERAELPQQVAHCPQVHALRVATSDIVCWTHDLLWVAKERARGRMNNLVAVLWQAWGGSWQDSAERAVGMIAARYRDFAIAEDSLRRRLDATEWEYVERSVHGFRNWISGSHEWHLRSPRYIRQKFYFDRVHR
- a CDS encoding LacI family transcriptional regulator, whose translation is MAGVSVATASRTVNRTRPVAAHLRAKVLAAARQLGYSPNPHARALAQAHDTTVGVIVHDVSDPYFSEIVRGILQATSDDGQMVLIGNTYRDRERELAYMAAFRARRTSALILAGSGMEDREFGAKMTRQILDFEAGGGRAALIGRHYAPGDAVLADNLGGARSLAVHLAELGHRVIGVISGPAGLTTTNDRLVGFRAGLAEMGLSLPDEHVAVGGDFTRDAGFSGAMELLKRVRRMTAIFAMNDVIAVGTLTALRERGLRVPEDVSVCGFNDIPLASDLWPPLTTVQVPMFEMGKRALALARMPRAAEIRVEHLPTRLVVRSSTGPATR
- a CDS encoding carboxymuconolactone decarboxylase family protein, which translates into the protein MKDTLRYDKSIPDVLQALQSVHTVMDKHGFERKLHHLVLLRASQINGCAFCVQMHTKEAREDGETNDRLDRVVVWKHVSDFTEREKAALAWTEALTKLDDNTDLAALRAQLRSHFTEEEIGILTSTVGMINLWNRLQIARH
- the sigJ gene encoding RNA polymerase sigma factor SigJ, which gives rise to MTLRPARSDIEVFEESRPALLGLAYRILGSRADAEDAVQDTFLKWEQARKDEEPIDTPASWLMTVCTRRCIDLLRSAHKARVDYLGTWLPEPIATKAESTSEDHVALASSLTTAFLLLLERLTPKERAAYLLHEIFDISYPEIAKTLNMQEAACRKLVSRARTTVDRPEVRHTVPRERQEQLLGAFEGAIVRGDTGALSALLADDIDLHADGGGKVPTILQVLRGKEAVLAFIIKVVRPAWISNRWVPVDINGARGVLLENEGKIVAAMSFSYDESGQLADIFVMRNPDKLSRLGAEAIE
- a CDS encoding ABC transporter permease, with the protein product MNAALRIAPVFLVLLGVLVAIMVQNPQFTRPPVFLGLVRFAAPLMLLAVGELFVLVAGEFDLSIGSLVTAVVAVAAGVGNGDEGKTWWLVPVLVGLGVVVGLVNGIVTTQLAVPSFITTLGTMLILSGGVLYWTGGAVLGYVPDNLRAFGRGTITGIPWIERLPYAVLVAAAFIAMATWLRHGTNFGHQLVAAGANPRAAALSGVDVARVRIFAFVLSALFAVVAGIVLGGIVGVSPHAGRGYEFQAISAAVLGGVVLGGGRGAVLPAAAGALALQATFTWLNLLGVADPARQAFQGAIIIGAVALSSYSARRRGS
- a CDS encoding cytochrome P450 — encoded protein: MMDVPQIKGGLPLLGHSIDLLRAPFAFFLEARAAGDVVEIRLGSQRVFVLNAPHLIRQVLVTDKERFDEGSVFENAWGRFGSTENLGRVTATRVGDWLPGQLVAVDEEMRDITLTAMSPEWEKDRLPEWRDAMPLVLKQITRQTFSPFAWLAGKKMRSILPEEVVRLIASTEVRASTLSWALHHIGQHPLIEKRLHEEVDGVLPGRDATVEDVPRLPYLRRVLCEAMRMHPLALVVRRARSDVVLGGHRYPEGTRFFISPHALHRDPRCFVAPQRFDPDRWRPERAAAIKRECYIPSVDPGDAWALADMAIVLATVARRWRLVPAADHTVRETLNGVTQVDALPMIADAR